From Triticum aestivum cultivar Chinese Spring chromosome 4A, IWGSC CS RefSeq v2.1, whole genome shotgun sequence, a single genomic window includes:
- the LOC123085210 gene encoding uncharacterized protein: MGLQWMLLTCVVGAEAAVAALLTLPAPRAVRAQIVGLTSMLLQPFAAVLPFAAFQLLDIYWKNEHRLICTGEMCTSEERVRFEKSIFKSQRNVILCVSVFILYWSIYRICKFNKDIKALEEVEKRIKDE, encoded by the exons ATGGGGCTGCAGTGGATGCTCCTGACGTGCGTGGtgggggcggaggcggcggtggccgcgcTGCTCACGCTCCCGGCGCCGCGGGCCGTGCGGGCACAGATCGTCGGGCTCACCTCGATGCTTCTGCAGCCCTTCGCCGCGGTGCTTCCCTTCGCCGCCTTCCAGCTCCTCG ATATCTACTGGAAGAACGAGCACAGGCTGATTTGCACGGGAGAGATGTGCACCTCCGAGGAGCGTGTCCGCTTCGAGAAATCC ATTTTCAAGTCCCAGAGGAATGTCATCCTTTGTGTTTCAGTATTTATCCTTTATTG GTCCATCTATCGCATTTGCAAGTTCAACAAGGACATTAAGGCACTGGAGGAGGTTGAGAAGCGCATCAAGGACGAGTAG